The Brassica napus cultivar Da-Ae chromosome C7, Da-Ae, whole genome shotgun sequence genomic interval gaaaagttttaatgaggcaacattaagcatgtTACAAGCTCTGAACCGGATGTGTCGACCCATATCAGACCTAAACCGTCCGGCCCATCAGCTATCCATCCGGCTCATTCGTTAATGACTTAGGCGAATGAAAGTTTACATTTATCTATACTTGATGTTTATCCTTTTCCATATGTATTTAGGATAAatactattttctattcaatgaatatgatttctttttctcttgGTCTAAATAAGACggtctaatacttgtataaatatAGACTTTTGGTCATGAGTAATAATAAGCTTTCACgacatttcttttataacaaaaaataattataaattataaaggaGAGCCCTCGAACTCAAACATACGGCAAAATGATTTTtggataacatatattttagagCATCGATTCATAGTAAGAATATTTCATAGATTCATCAAAATAAACTTTAGAGCACCTCTGTCCAGAGCCGGTCCAAGAAATTTATGGgccaaaagcaaaaaaaaaatattggagcTATTGATACTAACTATTTAACTAtggataaaaataattataaaatgtatAGAGGGAGGACCCTCGAACTCAAACATACGGCAAAAGAATTTGTGgataacatatattttggaGCATTTCATAGTAAGAATATTTCACAGatttaacaaaataaacttTAGAGCACCTCTATCCAGAGCAGGTCCTAAAAATCTATGagtcagaaacaaaaaaaaattattgggcCTATTGGCATTAACTAAGGATAAaagtaattatataatagagGGAGGGAAAGCCCTCGAACACATCACCTTAGACAGCCAACTGAAATGACATAACCAACTTAGCCAAAGAAACTAAACAAATGTATGCGTCCAaaaatatacttattatttCTCGGCCGGAAGCAGCGGCTTGGTCCGCTTCCACTGGCTCAGTGCGGCTCTGCCTCTATCGcaaacataaaataaagtttatcaaaattaaataattaagaaaaataaaaaaacttaagagACAGATTTTGCTCATTAATTCCTAGAAATTCTAGGTACAGATGACACTTCAttattggtttatttttttcgaaaataaaaatttaattgtgtaataaaatatagaataagAGCATCAAATTGGGTGCACGACATGaaccatagtttaaaaaacTGCAGAAGTACCCCcattaatatttcttttatttttgttaatagggTGACCAATTATGCCTCTTCAGTTCTTCCTTACTAAATCAACATCTATCGTCGACTcatcataacaaaaaaacatcaaCGACCGACGCAAATAATCCTCCGGACTGCTAAATTTTCCCGATATGCACCGTACCCCATAAAACTGTACTCACGGGTTCATATAATATTTGacatttagaaaagaaaaaaagagaatacaTACTAGTACCCCTAGTACTACTGGTTTCCATTACTCCATAGTTATAGTTATGTCTTGGTTTTGAATTGTTGAAGACTTTCTACGAAACGCTTCGGTATGTTTGTCTGTCACTGGATCATGTTGTCTATCCAACAAAACCGAGACTATCAAAGATCAAAGTGATCTGAAGAAGACATATATATGTCATgtgtttttttcaattgcatTGAAGTAAATGAGGATGGACGGGATactgattctaaaattttaggCGGATTTTGAAATTTCAAATGAGTACGATAACGGTAAGTATTAAGAGTTACTTCACTGATAATTTCTGGAAATTTAGAAAACTTCATTGCGTGAAAGAATGGTCTTCACAAATTTCTCAAAGTTCATATCATAAAGGGATGATCATCTGTTTGTACAGCGAACAGaaaggagaaaacaaaaaagctTTAAAACTCTTCATATAGTTTCCGCAATTGATTGAGCTTTTGTCTATGCATGTGTATGACGTGTGTACTTCTATCCCACCATTCTACGCATCACACGTGTGAAACTTTCTCTGCAAGGAATAGAAGAGAAAAAGAGGTTGGTCAATAACATATAATTCTCTAAGCTTGATGAGAAAGTGAACGAATGGCCACGAACTTCGCGTGAGTTGAAACAACAAACGTCAAAAAGGTATATAAGCTGATGTGGAGTTTCACATGAAAAGATATCCCTTTTGAACAATCCTTGGTCGATAAGAAAGAATAAGAAGATGACGTTTCAAAACTTTCACTTTCCATTAATTTGATTAGATGAGAAGCATTCCTTCTTTGATTATTAATCAAAAGCTTTATAAAAAGCTAAACAAGACTTGCTTACCCTGTGTTAAACAACCCTGACCTTGTTTTTGTCTCTGTGGTTTTTGATAATCTGAGCCAAAAGGTTGTCTCCAGCCACTTCTCTCATCTTCCGAACCAATTGATCTCTCTGAATCTTCCTTTTCTGCAACAAACCCCACATTGGATTAAAAGTAAAACACACCCGATTGAAAACCGTGTATTAATCAAGTTAACAAAGCAGAACATACCCTAAAATCATCGAAAGTTCTGATGATCAAGTTCATTCTTAAAGTATCCATCGACTTGGACAGCGACGACATCAGAGCATCAAAACTAACACGCGGCGAGCTCGGTCTAGCCGGAGAACCACCGTTACTTATAACTGAATAAAACCATCCTCAAATTAGCACTAAAAGCATCTCCAAAAATAACCTTATTGAAcgaagaaaaaatgttatataccTGTGAGACGAGGAGACTTGAAAGTGACGATATAAGTAGGCAAGATGTACGAGTTCATGGTAGAGCTCCATATGACATACTTTCTAGGATTCTGCACATCATCCACACCAGAATCGAATTCAATCGAGCTCGGATACGTCTGTTTAGACCCGGAGATGATCTCCTCAGGCTTCCCAAGAATCAAACGGCATAAGAGAAGATGCCTTACgccttcttcgtcttcctctgTAGCTTCCGctctgtaaaaaaaattatctgttAGTACCATCACCAATCGTACATTAAAGGGAGGAGAAGATCGGACTTACGCGAAGAGGGAGAACTTAGAAGGAACGAGATGGATTCCGATTCCGTTAGACGAATCATCGTCGATCTCGCGGCTGCTGAATCCGTACGTGATGATGCGTTCGAGATCTTCTCTGGAGCCAGCGTACCAACCGTATTTCACGTTGGGATCTCCGCCGTTCTTCCTCGCCATGGCTTCCGTGAAGATGCGAAAGGCCAGAGACTTGGCTCTCGTGGTGATCGCGTTGGGAGATTTCTTACGTATAGTGACGATCGTGGTGGCGTTAGCGAGAGTGGCGCCGAAGCCGAAGAGGAAACATTTCGTGATGACGTCGTGCTCTTGGTCTCCTTCGCGGAGAAGAATCGTTGAGTCGGTGGAGGACGAGGAGGAGGCGTCGTCGGAGAGTGGATCGAGAATTTCCCCGTTGTCAAGTTCGATCTCTACCTGCGCCGCCATCACCAAGTGGAAAGAAAGTGCgagaaaatgagagagagagaaaagtttTCTTGGGGAAATGTGGAAGAAAGCAgagtcgtcctctctctctctctctctctccaacgTTATAAACGGTTGGTTACAAGCGGTGCCGTTAGTTCCATTTAGCTTGCGCAACAAGACATCTCCCTCGATCACATTTGGAATGACATTTTTACCCCTATAAGAAAATTACGTTCCGTGCCACGAGGGAATAATGGCGCTGTAACTGTTATTCTCACGCGACTATTGTTTGTTTATGGTATCGTCTTGTTCTCTCATATTTTGCGGGTAAAAAGTTAGGTTCTAATTActtatttacatttttgtttgGGTTCAATGAATCTGTTTTCATGGTAAGGTTTTCAAGAATATTCTACAGAAGCAATATTGATGGTTGTTTCTTATGGAAGCATTATAGTAGCCACATGTAGAGGTAATAAATTCGGCTAAAAGTGGTTAGGTTTTTCCTTTCAAAGCATGCCTTGCTCAGTTGTCTAAAGTTTTGGTTTTACTTATTTGatagaaaaatatatctatAATTAGAATATGTAgctctattattaaaattgtacTAAAAACTGTTTTTCAAATTAGGATTGTGTGAAAAGAACAAGTTaatattaattcattaaaaagtaACGAAGGTTGGCGTTATAAGATGAACAATATGGACAAGTTAATGACTCATGCTAATAACAACGTTGAAAATAATGAATTTAGTTAATCGTCGGTTCAACGAAATATTTTAgcgaaaaaatttaattattatagatTAATATTTGAATAACCGACGCTGGAAAATGTTTGTATTTGTTGAAAATATGTCACTGAAAGACGATTAAAAAAGCGTGTTCGCTTTCTTGTTCTGTGATATACAATAATAATAGTTTTGCTTAAATCTACATAACTTAgctttttcaaaaaacaaaaaaagaaagcgAACACGCTTCATTGCAGGCGAAGTGTGCCAAACATGAGTTATATGGGTTGGGCTTTGGTAATTTGTCCCCTAACGAAAGCTCATTTATATTTCCATATGAAAAGGCCCGCTAAAGAATTAGGGCTGATAACGCAGTCAGAGATGTACAGTGGATACTACTGTCAAAAAGCTCCTCCAATTTCTCAGGGAATAAATCTGAGACTCGACTTTTCAATAACCGACAGTTCTGATAATATAATTGAGTGAAAGTAATACATACCGCTGCTCCCCTTCTCGAGCTTTGTAAAGCCATTCTTGGTAGGCGCCTTTAGTTTTTGTTCTTTACTGGCTAAAACCCCTCGGAAAGTTAGAACTACGTGGTCTAACAATTAATAAGGGGTAGGCACAGGACAAGTACCGACCGGCTAATTTCTGATACTTGACTCACGTTTAACTTGTTCTAGTAGTTAAATTTGTTACGTGTACTTGACTCATTTAAAATGAATACTTgtctttttatattaaaatgaataCTTGTTATACCGAAATTTGGAATACTTGTAAGTTACCTGGCTTGTTCCACTACTTACTCAAATTCAGTACTTGAATATAAAATACTTCATTATTGAATTTATACTTGCATTCGCAATATTTGAAACTCAAAATAGAAAAGATTTTGGATTGGAACTAGAATTATTAGGCTTgggtattttaataattttttttaaaccacaGATATTTATTGAGCTTTGTTTACAGTTTCataaatttcaatatttatattgatttttgtttataaagatATAATTGATAACAACACTTATTTAATGAATATTAAGTATaattattatatgaaaaaaaaagaatagtaaGTAAACGAGTCAAGTACAGCAATAACGAAGTTTGATACTTGACTTATCCTTGTAAGTAATAAGAGTTAGATACTTGTTATCCGATTTGACGATAGCAAGTAACAGATACAAACCTAGTACTGAGTTTTTATGCCCAGCCTTACTAATATCAACAGTTATTCCATAAAATTTTCGAATCTTTTggaatttacataaaatttttacATATGTATGCTGAATTTATTCAGTACCTTAGATATATACAGTATCTATTGTATATATCACACCATGAGATTACGAACTTTGATAGCTTCAGCTCCAAGTTCCATACCCATAAAatcaagcaagaaaaaaaaaagacacacaCAAAAGAAAGGAAGCAGTTAAGACAAAATAAGCATAAATAAAGTTGTTTGTTCTTGTCAAATCAATACCATTAGTGTCTTGGTCGGAACTCAATGTCAGGACCTCCACGTCTTATTTCGCCTCCAGCATGTTGGTCTCCGTTTTCCTCCGGTAGCTTAAATCTCACTCCATGTTTGATAACCGGAGGAAGAGGTGGTCCTCCTCCGcctctttcttctctcttgtcACCAAGTCCCGATTCTATATCCTCTCCGTAATCTCTTCCAGAGGGTTTCTCAACATGGTCAGACCGTTTCATATCCAACCCAAACTCCAAATCACCTCTCTCCCTCGGCTCACGATCCACAGGCCGAATCTCACGGCTCTTCTTAGACGACCCTTTCTCATGCTTTGGCTGCTTGGCAGCGCGGCTTTCACGGTTGCATAGCCTCCCGAAGACACAAGCCAGAACCGACAAGACAAGGATCACAGCAAGAACTATGAAGACCGTCCCAAAGGAACCGCGTGAGccagaggaggaagaagaagatgatgcagaTGGATATGGATACTGCTTAGTGTATGCGTTTGGATACACAACAACAGGCTGCTGCTGCATTTGTTGTACTCCTTGGTCTCCCATTTTCTCGTAGGTTTTGGTTTATGTTTGGTTCTTAGAGATAAAATCAAGAAATGGTATAAGAAGATGTTGAAGTTGTCAGATGTTGGGGAAGTTTACTTTGGGGTTCTTTGAGTAGAGATCAAGGAGGGTTATTGAGAAGGTACTTGTGGAACAAGAAATGTAAATATGCTTCATTCCATGTGAGATTAgattaataaaatcattttgTGGTTTCAAAGAAAGCCACTAATTAATATGTATCACACAAAAGTGACGAGTAATGAAAGGAATAAGACTAATGGGTCTGAAACCAAAGTTTTAAATTGAGAGAACAttctttgttgtttttctttcttttcttttaataaagagAGACAACTAAAGTGATTCTTTGTGATGTGTAAGTGAAAGGAGAGAGTTGCACTTTGGAACAATTATGTTTTCTTTGTGAGAAGATAAAGTGGGATTTTGTACAAATTTTCATCTTTTCCGAAAAAATCAAAAGATTTATGGAGTGGGCTTAACCAATCATTGACGACTCTATATTTTACATGCAATAGTTTCAAGTTCTTATATGTGCATATGTATGTGTGGTAAAATTACAAAACTATAAAGaagttattttacaaaaaagaatACTATGAAGAAGTAATTAGTATACATACTCGCTTTATATTTAACAAGTGTATTTAGTATTTTACGCAATTCATATGCTGATATTGTTAATACGTGAATAATATCAACTGAATAACAGAAAAATAATTACTTTACATTAAAACTTATAATTcaaataaaccttataaaagaaatacgaaTAATATACCCtttgattacatatttattccTTTCCCGTTAACAGAGA includes:
- the LOC106358116 gene encoding probable inactive poly [ADP-ribose] polymerase SRO2 isoform X1 is translated as MAAQVEIELDNGEILDPLSDDASSSSSTDSTILLREGDQEHDVITKCFLFGFGATLANATTIVTIRKKSPNAITTRAKSLAFRIFTEAMARKNGGDPNVKYGWYAGSREDLERIITYGFSSREIDDDSSNGIGIHLVPSKFSLFAAEATEEDEEGVRHLLLCRLILGKPEEIISGSKQTYPSSIEFDSGVDDVQNPRKYVIWSSTMNSYILPTYIVTFKSPRLTVISNGGSPARPSSPRVSFDALMSSLSKSMDTLRMNLIIRTFDDFRKRKIQRDQLVRKMREVAGDNLLAQIIKNHRDKNKRKFHTCDA
- the LOC106358116 gene encoding probable inactive poly [ADP-ribose] polymerase SRO2 isoform X2 encodes the protein MAAQVEIELDNGEILDPLSDDASSSSSTDSTILLREGDQEHDVITKCFLFGFGATLANATTIVTIRKKSPNAITTRAKSLAFRIFTEAMARKNGGDPNVKYGWYAGSREDLERIITYGFSSREIDDDSSNGIGIHLVPSKFSLFAAEATEEDEEGVRHLLLCRLILGKPEEIISGSKQTYPSSIEFDSGVDDVQNPRKYVIWSSTMNSYILPTYIVTFKSPRLTVISNGGSPARPSSPRVSFDALMSSLSKSMDTLRMNLIIRTFDDFRKRKIQRDQLVRKMREVAGDNLLAQIIKNHRDKNKVRVV
- the LOC106358117 gene encoding uncharacterized protein LOC106358117; translated protein: MGDQGVQQMQQQPVVVYPNAYTKQYPYPSASSSSSSSGSRGSFGTVFIVLAVILVLSVLACVFGRLCNRESRAAKQPKHEKGSSKKSREIRPVDREPRERGDLEFGLDMKRSDHVEKPSGRDYGEDIESGLGDKREERGGGGPPLPPVIKHGVRFKLPEENGDQHAGGEIRRGGPDIEFRPRH